One Setaria viridis chromosome 7, Setaria_viridis_v4.0, whole genome shotgun sequence genomic region harbors:
- the LOC117863667 gene encoding receptor-like protein kinase HERK 1, producing MDSRTVNLKLVLAFTAAIWVLGTCSADFTPADNYLINCGSTIDANVDQRVFQADNSGPAILTSSQSTAATTSPNLVSGFDSAMLYQSARIFNEPSSYAFKLKSRGRHFVRLHLFPFKYQKYDLTTANFKVSTQDIVLLDNFTAPSSSAPVFKEYSLNITRDMLILTFVPLGNNTQAFINAIEVISVPDDLITNSAQTLNPGQYLGLSVQPLQTFYRINVGGPKVTPDNDTLWRTWVTDQSSFLNSTATKVVNFPGKLNYQDGLARQEDAPDSIYNTARQLLVQKNTSTMSNMTWQFDVDGRSSYLIRFHFCDIVSKAEYQLYFDVYVDSLPASKDLDLSAKSSGILAVPFYMDIVLPSSDPSGKLSISIGPSSLKNSAPDGILNGLEIMKMNISTGSVVVVAPPPGAKSHLAVILGSVLGGLAAVIIGTVLCICCRRKKKPRAPLTSRPSSSWTPLNGLSFLTTGSRTTSRTTLTSGTSGDTSYRIPFVVLQDATNHFDEQMVIGIGGFGKVYKAVMQDGSKLAVKRGNQKSHQGLREFRTEIELLSGLRHRHLVSLIGYCDEHNEMILVYEYMEKGTLKSHLYGGDMPPLSWKKRLEICIGAARGLHYLHTGFAKSIIHRDVKSANILLDENLLAKVSDFGLSKVGPEFDQTHVSTAVKGSFGYLDPEYFRRQKLTDKSDVYSFGVVLLEVICARPVIDPTLPRDMINLAEWAIKWQKRGELDQIVDQHIAETVRPEALRKFGETVEKCLAEYGVERPTMGDVLWNLEFVLQLQEAGPDMSNIDSMNQISELPSNTKRVVSSLELSTADESNTGIDYSDMSTSNAFSQLINAEGR from the coding sequence CTCGGGTTTCGACAGTGCTATGCTGTATCAGAGTGCCAGAATATTCAACGAGCCATCGTCCTACGCCTTCAAGCTCAAGAGCCGCGGCCGGCATTTTGTCCGGCTTCACTTGTTCCCCTTCAAATACCAGAAGTATGATCTTACCACGGCGAACTTCAAGGTGTCGACGCAAGACATTGTGCTCCTCGACAATTTCACTGCGCCGAGCAGTTCTGCGCCTGTGTTCAAGGAGTATTCTCTCAACATCACTAGGGACATGCTCATCCTGACATTTGTGCCTCTTGGCAACAACACACAGGCCTTCATCAATGCTATCGAAGTCATCTCAGTTCCTGATGATTTAATTACTAATTCGGCGCAAACTCTGAACCCTGGTCAGTATCTCGGCCTGTCGGTGCAGCCATTGCAGACATTCTACAGGATCAATGTGGGGGGGCCGAAGGTGACTCCTGACAATGACACGCTCTGGCGAACATGGGTTACCGATCAGAGTTCCTTCTTGAATTCGACTGCCACTAAAGTTGTTAATTTCCCAGGAAAGCTGAATTACCAAGACGGATTAGCGAGACAAGAGGATGCACCAGACAGCATATACAATACTGCAAGGCAATTGCTTGTGCAGAAAAACACAAGCACCATGTCCAATATGACATGGCAATTCGATGTCGACGGTCGGTCGAGCTATCTCATCCGGTTCCATTTCTGTGACATAGTGAGCAAGGCTGAGTATCAGCTCTATTTTGATGTATATGTGGATAGCTTGCCAGCGTCAAAAGATCTTGATCTCTCCGCTAAGAGTTCCGGTATCCTGGCAGTGCCATTTTACATGGATATTGTCTTGCCATCAAGTGACCCATCTGGTAAGCTCAGCATCAGCATTGGGCCTTCTAGCTTAAAGAATAGTGCACCAGATGGCATCTTGAATGGCCTGGAGATCATGAAGAtgaacattagtaccgggtctgtTGTCGTCGTGGCACCACCACCAGGGGCAAAGAGCCATCTTGCCGTCATATTGGGCTCTGTTCTTGGAGGCCTTGCTGCTGTCATAATTGGTACTGTTCTCTGCATCTGCtgcagaagaaagaagaagccaCGTGCACCACTGACAAGCCGGCCCTCAAGTTCTTGGACACCCCTGAATGGTCTTAGCTTCCTTACCACAGGTAGCCGAACAACCAGCCGGACCACTCTTACATCTGGAACTAGCGGTGATACAAGCTACAGGATTCCTTTTGTCGTGCTGCAAGATGCGACAAACCACTTTGATGAGCAGATGGTCATTGGAATTGGAGGCTTTGGCAAGGTCTACAAAGCAGTGATGCAGGATGGCAGCAAACTTGCAGTAAAGCGGGGCAACCAGAAGTCTCACCAAGGGTTGAGGGAGTTCCGGACGGAGATTGAACTGCTGTCAGGGCTACGCCACCGTCATCTCGTGTCACTCATTGGTTACTGCGATGAACACAATGAGATGATCTTGGTGTACGAGTACATGGAGAAAGGCACTCTGAAGAGCCATCTGTATGGTGGTGATATGCCGCCTCTCAGCTGGAAGAAAAGGCTGGAAATCTGCATAGGAGCAGCAAGAGGGCTCCACTACCTTCACACTGGTTTTGCCAAATCAATCATACACCGTGACGTCAAGTCAGCAAACATCCTCCTCGATGAAAATCTCCTGGCCAAGGTTTCTGATTTTGGCCTCTCAAAGGTCGGGCCTGAATTCGATCAAACGCATGTCAGCACGGCAGTAAAAGGGAGCTTTGGGTACCTTGATCCTGAGTACTTCCGGAGACAGAAGCTGACAGACAAATCAGATGTGTACTCATTTGGTGTGGTTCTGCTTGAGGTAATCTGTGCAAGACCGGTTATCGACCCAACTCTTCCAAGGGACATGATTAACCTTGCTGAGTGGGCTATCAAGTGGCAAAAGAGGGGAGAGCTTGATCAGATAGTGGACCAGCACATTGCCGAAACAGTCAGGCCTGAAGCACTAAGAAAATTCGGGGAGACAGTGGAGAAATGCCTTGCAGAGTATGGCGTCGAGCGTCCCACGATGGGCGATGTGCTGTGGAACCTGGAGTttgtgctgcagctgcaggaggCTGGCCCAGACATGTCCAACATCGACAGCATGAATCAGATCTCTGAACTCCCTTCAAACACCAAGAGAGTAGTAAGCTCCCTAGAGCTCAGCACTGCAGATGAAAGCAACACAGGGATCGATTACTCCGACATGTCGACGAGTAATGCCTTCTCGCAGCTGATCAATGCTGAGGGAAGGTGA
- the LOC117863668 gene encoding serine/arginine-rich splicing factor RS2Z33, translated as MDQIECKMPRYDDRYDYDDRYDHYGRHGGNTKLYVDFRNPFEKFCPFFVEKLHLWQSNVQFDYWLGIHFHYLGLDGVTVTVNHSRRLRKVDLKRDFGFVEFSDPRDADDARYDLDGRKFDGSRIIVEFARGVPRGPGGVRQYDKGPPPGRCYNCGMDGHWVRDCKAGDWRDRCYRCGEMGHTERNCQNSPKDLKRGRGNSRSPSPHPGKGRGRSYSRSPSARHGRDQNWSYSRPPSPRRDYYHAGGEELPPRSPHHSPIPRRNLPPREQAERNGSYHGGSPRKGEARGKRQ; from the exons ATGGACCAAATAGAG TGCAAAATGCCTCGATATGATGACCGCTATGATTACGATGATCGATACGACCACTATGGTCGACATGGTGGTAACACTAAGTTGTACGTGG ATTTTAGAAACCCTTTTGAAAAGTTCTGCCCTTTTTTTGTCGAAAAATTACACTTATGGCAAAGTAATGTTCAATTTGACTACTGGCTGGGGATACATTTTCATTACTTGGGTCTTGACGGAGTTACTGTTACTGTCAACCATTCTCGCAGACTGAGGAAAGTGGATCTGAAGAGGGACTTTGGCTTTGTT GAATTTAGTGATCCCCGGGATGCAGATGATGCAAGGTATGACCTTGATGGCCGAAAATTTGATGGGAGTCGCATCATTGTTGAGTTTGCAAGAGGG GTGCCACGTGGTCCAGGAGGTGTCCGTCAATATGACAAAGGACCTCCTCCTGGCCGCTGCTATAACTGTGGGATGGATGGCCACTGGGTTCGTGATTGCAAAGCTGGTGACTGGAGAGATAGATGCTACCGCTGTGGAGAAATGGGCCATACAGAAAGAAACTGCCAGAACAGTCCAAAGGATCTAAA GCGAGGGAGAGGCAactcaaggtctccatctcctcACCCTGGAAAGGGCCGAGGGAGAAGCTACTCAAGGTCTCCGTCTGCTCGTCATGGAAGGGACCAAAACTGGAGTTACAG TCGGCCTCCATCGCCAAGGAGGGATTACTATCACGCTGGTGGTGAAGAGTTGCCACCAAGAAGCCCCCATCACAGCCCCATCCCCAGGAGGAACCTCCCACCAAGGGAACAAGCTGAACGCAATGGCTCATATCATGGTGGGAGCCCCAGGAAAGGTGAAGCTCGGGGGAAGCGCCAGTGA
- the LOC117863516 gene encoding arginine--tRNA ligase, chloroplastic/mitochondrial isoform X2: MGDETSTSVPAQGQEPAVGAGSVKQQLSRLVISSLRATVPEVEVEPMVEVSAKFADYQCNNAMGLWSKIKGSGTSFKNPNAIGQAIAKNLPSSDIIESTSVAGPGFVNITLSNSWVAKRIQDMLVNGINTWAPILPVKRAVIDFSSPNIAKEMHVGHLRSTIIGDTLARMFEFSNVDVLRRNHVGDWGTQFGMLIEYLFEKFPNWQEIGSQAIGDLQIFYKASKNRFDNDPEFKERAQQGVVRLQGGEEKYREAWKKICDISRSEFDLVYKRLNVELEEKGESFYNPYIPKVLAELSSKGLIQESEGAQVIFIEGYQIPLIVVKRDGGFNYASTDLSALWYRLNVEKAEWIIYVTDVGQQQHFEMFFKAARMAGWLPDPNEKKFPKTSHVGFGLVLGSDGKRFRTRSTEVVRLVELLDEAKSRSKSELLQRLTENGKIVDWTDEELEQTSEAVGYGAVKYADLKNNRLTNYTFSFEQMLSDKGNTAVYLQYAHARICSIIRKSNKDVEELKMSGAICLDHPDERVLGLYLIRFAEVVEEACTNLLPNVVCEYLYNLSEMFTKFYTNCQVVGSPEETSRLLLCQATAVVMRQCFQLLGITPVYKL, translated from the exons ATGGGAGATGAGACATCGACATCGGTTCCCGCCCAGGGGCAGGAACCTGCTGTT GGTGCTGGGAGTGTCAAGCAACAGCTTTCCAGGCTGGTCATTTCGTCCCTCCGGGCTACGGTCCCTGAAGTGGAGGTAGAACCAATGGTTGAAGTTTCAGCAAAGTTTGCTGACTACCAGTG CAACAATGCTATGGGATTATGGTCAAAGATTAAAGGATCTGGAACAAGTTTCAAAAACCCTAATGCTATTGGACAG GCCATTGCAAAGAACTTGCCTTCCTCTGACATTATTGAGTCCACATCTGTTGCTGGACCTGGTTTTGTGAATATTACCTTATCAAACAGCTGGGTTGCAAAG AGAATACAAGACATGCTTGTCAATGGTATCAATACTTGGGCACCTATTCTACCAGTAAAGAGGGCAGTGATTGATTTTTCATCACCTAATATCGCAAAAGAAATGCATGTTGGGCATTTAAGGTCTACAATTATTGGAGATACATTAGCACGCATGTTTGAGTTCTCAAATGTTGATGTTCTGCGGCGAAACCATGTGGGAGATTGGGGTACACAG TTTGGGATGCTCATAGAGTATCTGTTTGAAAAATTCCCAAATTGGCAGGAAATAGGTAGCCAGGCCATTGGTGACCTCCAG ATTTTCTATAAAGCATCCAAGAATAGGTTTGACAATGATCCTGAGTTTAAAGAGAGGGCTCAACAAGGAGTTGTTCGGCTACAG ggaggggaggagaaatATCGAGAAGCATGGAAAAAGATTTGTGACATCAGCAGGAGCGAATTTGACTTGGTGTACAAGCGCCTAAATGTGGAGCTTGAAGAAAAG GGGGAGAGTTTCTATAATCCTTATATACCCAAAGTGCTGGCGGAATTGAGTAGCAAAGGATTGATCCAGGAGAGTGAGGGTGCTCAAGTAATATTTATTGAAGGTTATCAGATCCCTTTGATTGTGGTTAAAAGGGATGGTGGGTTCAACTATGCCTCAACAGATTTATCTGCTCTTTG GTATCGGCTCAATGTTGAGAAGGCAGAATGGATAATATATGTAACAGATGTTGGCCAGCAGCAGCACTTTGAAATGTTTTTCAAA GCTGCAAGGATGGCTGGTTGGCTCCCAGATCCAAATGAAAAGAAGTTTCCAAAAACGAGTCATGTTGGATTTGGTCTCGTTCTTGGGTCAGACGGCAAGCGCTTCCGCACTCGTAGTACTGAGGTTGTTCGATTGGTAGAGCTGCTTGATGAGGCTAAATCTCGGAGTAAATCAGAACTACTACAGCGGCTTACCGAAAATG GTAAAATTGTTGACTGGACTGATGAGGAATTAGAACAAACTTCAGAGGCAGTTGGATATGGCGCCGTGAA GTATGCTGATCTGAAGAACAATCGGCTTACCAATTACACATTTAGTTTTGAACAGATGCTAAGCGATAAG GGAAATACTGCTGTGTACCTTCAGTATGCTCATGCTCGCATTTGTTCCATTATTCGGAAATCCAACAAGGATGTGGAAGAGCTGAAAATG AGTGGAGCCATTTGTCTTGACCATCCAGATGAGCGTGTCTTGGGGCTGTATCTGATCCGATTTGCAGAG GTTGTTGAAGAGGCTTGCACAAATCTCCTTCCAAATGTTGTTTGTGAATACTTGTACAATCTATCCGAAATGTTCACAAAATTCTATACCAACTGTCAG GTGGTCGGGTCACCGGAGGAGACAAGCCGGCTGCTGCTTTGCCAAGCGACTGCCGTTGTCATGCGTCAGTGCTTCCAGCTGCTCGGAATTACACCGGTCTACAAGCTGTGA
- the LOC117863516 gene encoding arginine--tRNA ligase, cytoplasmic isoform X1, with protein MRALAAAATAVAAPTPARLRLRLPLAPRPPRSGHCRAASSSRLLRLPCSATTMGDETSTSVPAQGQEPAVGAGSVKQQLSRLVISSLRATVPEVEVEPMVEVSAKFADYQCNNAMGLWSKIKGSGTSFKNPNAIGQAIAKNLPSSDIIESTSVAGPGFVNITLSNSWVAKRIQDMLVNGINTWAPILPVKRAVIDFSSPNIAKEMHVGHLRSTIIGDTLARMFEFSNVDVLRRNHVGDWGTQFGMLIEYLFEKFPNWQEIGSQAIGDLQIFYKASKNRFDNDPEFKERAQQGVVRLQGGEEKYREAWKKICDISRSEFDLVYKRLNVELEEKGESFYNPYIPKVLAELSSKGLIQESEGAQVIFIEGYQIPLIVVKRDGGFNYASTDLSALWYRLNVEKAEWIIYVTDVGQQQHFEMFFKAARMAGWLPDPNEKKFPKTSHVGFGLVLGSDGKRFRTRSTEVVRLVELLDEAKSRSKSELLQRLTENGKIVDWTDEELEQTSEAVGYGAVKYADLKNNRLTNYTFSFEQMLSDKGNTAVYLQYAHARICSIIRKSNKDVEELKMSGAICLDHPDERVLGLYLIRFAEVVEEACTNLLPNVVCEYLYNLSEMFTKFYTNCQVVGSPEETSRLLLCQATAVVMRQCFQLLGITPVYKL; from the exons atgCGAGCTCTCGCGGCAGCAGCAACTGCAGTGGCGGCGCCTACCCCCGCGCGCCTCCGTCTCCGCCTCCCGCtcgccccccgccccccgcgCTCCG GTCACTGTAGAGCAGCTTCTTCCTCCAGGCTTCTGCGGTTACCCTGCAGCGCCACCACCATGGGAGATGAGACATCGACATCGGTTCCCGCCCAGGGGCAGGAACCTGCTGTT GGTGCTGGGAGTGTCAAGCAACAGCTTTCCAGGCTGGTCATTTCGTCCCTCCGGGCTACGGTCCCTGAAGTGGAGGTAGAACCAATGGTTGAAGTTTCAGCAAAGTTTGCTGACTACCAGTG CAACAATGCTATGGGATTATGGTCAAAGATTAAAGGATCTGGAACAAGTTTCAAAAACCCTAATGCTATTGGACAG GCCATTGCAAAGAACTTGCCTTCCTCTGACATTATTGAGTCCACATCTGTTGCTGGACCTGGTTTTGTGAATATTACCTTATCAAACAGCTGGGTTGCAAAG AGAATACAAGACATGCTTGTCAATGGTATCAATACTTGGGCACCTATTCTACCAGTAAAGAGGGCAGTGATTGATTTTTCATCACCTAATATCGCAAAAGAAATGCATGTTGGGCATTTAAGGTCTACAATTATTGGAGATACATTAGCACGCATGTTTGAGTTCTCAAATGTTGATGTTCTGCGGCGAAACCATGTGGGAGATTGGGGTACACAG TTTGGGATGCTCATAGAGTATCTGTTTGAAAAATTCCCAAATTGGCAGGAAATAGGTAGCCAGGCCATTGGTGACCTCCAG ATTTTCTATAAAGCATCCAAGAATAGGTTTGACAATGATCCTGAGTTTAAAGAGAGGGCTCAACAAGGAGTTGTTCGGCTACAG ggaggggaggagaaatATCGAGAAGCATGGAAAAAGATTTGTGACATCAGCAGGAGCGAATTTGACTTGGTGTACAAGCGCCTAAATGTGGAGCTTGAAGAAAAG GGGGAGAGTTTCTATAATCCTTATATACCCAAAGTGCTGGCGGAATTGAGTAGCAAAGGATTGATCCAGGAGAGTGAGGGTGCTCAAGTAATATTTATTGAAGGTTATCAGATCCCTTTGATTGTGGTTAAAAGGGATGGTGGGTTCAACTATGCCTCAACAGATTTATCTGCTCTTTG GTATCGGCTCAATGTTGAGAAGGCAGAATGGATAATATATGTAACAGATGTTGGCCAGCAGCAGCACTTTGAAATGTTTTTCAAA GCTGCAAGGATGGCTGGTTGGCTCCCAGATCCAAATGAAAAGAAGTTTCCAAAAACGAGTCATGTTGGATTTGGTCTCGTTCTTGGGTCAGACGGCAAGCGCTTCCGCACTCGTAGTACTGAGGTTGTTCGATTGGTAGAGCTGCTTGATGAGGCTAAATCTCGGAGTAAATCAGAACTACTACAGCGGCTTACCGAAAATG GTAAAATTGTTGACTGGACTGATGAGGAATTAGAACAAACTTCAGAGGCAGTTGGATATGGCGCCGTGAA GTATGCTGATCTGAAGAACAATCGGCTTACCAATTACACATTTAGTTTTGAACAGATGCTAAGCGATAAG GGAAATACTGCTGTGTACCTTCAGTATGCTCATGCTCGCATTTGTTCCATTATTCGGAAATCCAACAAGGATGTGGAAGAGCTGAAAATG AGTGGAGCCATTTGTCTTGACCATCCAGATGAGCGTGTCTTGGGGCTGTATCTGATCCGATTTGCAGAG GTTGTTGAAGAGGCTTGCACAAATCTCCTTCCAAATGTTGTTTGTGAATACTTGTACAATCTATCCGAAATGTTCACAAAATTCTATACCAACTGTCAG GTGGTCGGGTCACCGGAGGAGACAAGCCGGCTGCTGCTTTGCCAAGCGACTGCCGTTGTCATGCGTCAGTGCTTCCAGCTGCTCGGAATTACACCGGTCTACAAGCTGTGA